The segment TTGAGTGACCCCTCTCTCTCGGATTTGACGGAAGAGGAGATCGCCGAGCAGTTCGCGTGCTTCGATACCGCGGATTTCCGCGAGGGCGTTTCGGCGTTTCTTGAAAAAAGAACGCCCCAGTTCAAAGGAGAATAAGATGCCGGGAAGCGGCGGCCCGCTCGAGGGGGTGCGCGTCATCGAGGCCTGCCAGGTGATGGCGGGGCCTTTTTGCGCATGCCTGCTGGGGGACATGGGGGCCGATGTCATCAAAGTCGAAAAACCGGGAGGCGGGGACGACGCGCGGCTCATCGGGCGCCATTTCGCGGGGGACGACGGTTTCGGTTTCATGAACCTGAACCGGAACAAGCGGAGCATTGTCGTCAACTTCAAGGACGAGGAAGGGCAGGCGATTGTCCGGGAACTGGTCGCCTCCGCCGACATTTTTATACAGAACATGCGGCCGGGGACGATCGAAAAGCTGGGCCTGGGCTACGAGGCCCTGAAAGAGATAAACCCCGGCCTCGTCTACGTTTCAATATCGGGCTATGGCCGCACGGGACCTTACAAGGATCGGCCGGGGTTCGATCTCGTCTCCCAGGGGTTTTCCAGCCTCATGAGCTTCACGGGCGAGCCAAACCGGCCCCCCGCGAAAATCCCGGTGCCCATCTGCGATCTGAACGCGGGCATGTACTCCGCCTTCTCGGCGCTCTCGGCCTACATCTACAAGCAGAAGACCGGCAAAGGCCAGCTGGTGGACGTTTCCCTGACTGATGCCGGGCTCGGCTACACCTTCTGGCAGGCGTCCCAGTTTTTCCCCTCGGGCGATTCGCCCTACCCGCGCGGCTCGGCCCACGAACTGACCGCCCCCTACCAGGCGTTCCGGTGCGCCGACGGCCACATCGTGCTCGGGGCGGCGAACCAGTCGAACTGGGGAAGGATGTGCCGGGCCATCGGGCGCGAGGATTTGATGGCGCGGGAGGAATATTCGAATTCGAAAAACCGGGGGCTGAACTATCTTCTGTTGGCCGAGGAGCTCGAAGCGGTCTTTCTCACCGGTACGCGGGCGGAGTGGCTGGCCAAGCTGGAAAAGGCCGGGGTTCCCTGCGGACCGATTCACAACATGGCAGAGGCGTTCGCCCATCCGCAGATTCAGGCGCGGGAGATGTCCGTCGAGGTGGAGCATCCGGTGGCCGGAAAGATGCAGGTGCTCGGCTTTCCGCCCAAGCTCTCGGAGACCCGGGCCGGGGTGCGCGGACCCGCCCCCCTGCTGGGACAGCACACCGACGAAATTCTCCGGGCGG is part of the bacterium genome and harbors:
- a CDS encoding CaiB/BaiF CoA-transferase family protein; protein product: MPGSGGPLEGVRVIEACQVMAGPFCACLLGDMGADVIKVEKPGGGDDARLIGRHFAGDDGFGFMNLNRNKRSIVVNFKDEEGQAIVRELVASADIFIQNMRPGTIEKLGLGYEALKEINPGLVYVSISGYGRTGPYKDRPGFDLVSQGFSSLMSFTGEPNRPPAKIPVPICDLNAGMYSAFSALSAYIYKQKTGKGQLVDVSLTDAGLGYTFWQASQFFPSGDSPYPRGSAHELTAPYQAFRCADGHIVLGAANQSNWGRMCRAIGREDLMAREEYSNSKNRGLNYLLLAEELEAVFLTGTRAEWLAKLEKAGVPCGPIHNMAEAFAHPQIQAREMSVEVEHPVAGKMQVLGFPPKLSETRAGVRGPAPLLGQHTDEILRAAGKGAAEIQRLRDQGVVS